A stretch of the Kushneria konosiri genome encodes the following:
- a CDS encoding PAS domain-containing methyl-accepting chemotaxis protein has protein sequence MFRRTASSRQAPLVDAIHRSMAVIEFDAQGTILSANPAFYEATGYSAESLVGRHHSVLCPRELVESDEYARLWSRLNEGEFISGRCKRVRQDGHSLWLEATYNPIRDRRGEVVRVIKLATDITSQIIEEQEMGSRLRAIDRSMAVIEFTPDGHILTANQNFLDTVGYRLEEIEGRHHRIFCGKALAASPEYRDFWARLNAGQFMSGQFKRFDKNGRHLWLEATYNPVFDEEGRLYKIIKFASNITERVDREYESLRLAYRISADTESTAGDGSRIIDETVCEIRSIAERVAATSRLLDDLTAQAAGITAIVETIESIASQTNLLSLNAAIEAARAGEHGRGFSVVAHEVRQLARRTAEATGDIAGTIERLQTLSGSANTSMHACQKIVEKGVVMAGNAGEAIVRISDCTNDMVNAVRNMASTVDLNQDDPASGSMPSSPAATPARAV, from the coding sequence ATGTTTCGACGTACCGCTTCTTCCCGACAGGCGCCGCTGGTGGATGCCATCCACCGTTCCATGGCCGTAATCGAGTTTGATGCGCAGGGCACGATCCTGAGCGCCAATCCGGCCTTTTATGAGGCCACCGGCTATAGTGCCGAGTCTCTCGTGGGGCGTCACCACAGCGTGCTATGCCCACGCGAGCTGGTCGAAAGCGACGAATATGCTCGGCTCTGGTCCCGGCTGAATGAAGGCGAATTCATCAGCGGCCGCTGCAAGCGGGTGCGACAGGATGGTCACTCCCTCTGGCTGGAAGCGACCTATAACCCCATCCGTGACCGGCGCGGTGAGGTGGTACGTGTCATCAAGCTTGCCACCGATATTACCTCGCAGATCATCGAGGAGCAGGAGATGGGGAGCCGGCTCCGGGCCATCGATCGTTCGATGGCGGTCATCGAATTTACGCCGGATGGGCACATTCTCACCGCCAATCAGAACTTTCTGGACACGGTCGGGTATCGGCTCGAGGAGATCGAAGGCAGGCATCACCGCATCTTTTGCGGGAAAGCCCTGGCGGCAAGCCCCGAGTACCGCGACTTCTGGGCACGGCTCAATGCAGGCCAGTTCATGTCCGGCCAGTTCAAGCGCTTTGATAAAAACGGGCGGCATCTATGGCTGGAGGCCACCTATAATCCGGTCTTTGACGAGGAGGGCCGGCTCTACAAGATCATCAAGTTTGCCAGCAATATCACCGAGCGCGTTGATCGCGAATACGAAAGCCTGCGTCTGGCGTATCGTATTTCAGCCGATACCGAAAGTACCGCCGGCGACGGCAGTCGCATCATCGATGAGACCGTGTGCGAGATTCGAAGCATTGCCGAGCGAGTGGCAGCGACCTCCCGACTGCTGGACGATCTGACCGCTCAGGCTGCCGGTATTACCGCCATCGTTGAAACCATTGAGTCCATCGCCTCCCAGACCAACCTGCTCTCCCTGAACGCAGCCATCGAAGCCGCTCGCGCCGGTGAACACGGCCGGGGTTTTTCGGTAGTTGCTCATGAGGTGCGTCAGCTTGCCCGTCGCACGGCCGAAGCCACCGGTGATATCGCCGGCACGATCGAGCGGCTTCAAACGCTCTCCGGTAGTGCCAATACCAGCATGCACGCCTGTCAAAAAATCGTTGAGAAGGGTGTGGTCATGGCCGGTAATGCCGGCGAGGCGATCGTGCGCATCAGCGATTGCACCAATGACATGGTCAATGCCGTGCGCAACATGGCTTCCACCGTGGATCTGAATCAGGACGATCCCGCTTCGGGATCAATGCCGTCTTCTCCGGCCGCCACGCCGGCAAGAGCGGTCTGA